The Leptospira paudalimensis region ATCGGACTCCATGGGTAATGGAATCATATTAGGACTGTAAGGTGAAAAAGCTTGTAAAGCACCTAAATACACTGGGTCTTCTAAAAGAAGATTTGTATTTTCATCCAGAAACAGTTTTCCAAGTAAGTCCAAACCTTGTTGTGAACCATGGGTAATGAAGATAGAATTGGTATGAACGGGAACATCCAAAAACTCTGTTTGGATCCTTTTTCTCAGTGCTTCGTAACCTGCGGAATCTCCATACTGAAACGCAACTCGACTATAATTTCGAATTGTCTCTTCCGTTGCCGTTAATAACACCTTTTGGTCCAATAAACTCGGATTGGGAAGTCCACCCGCAAATGACAAAAAATCGGAATCTTGAACTGTGATTTTTAGTATTTCTCGGATAACAGAAGATCGAATCCCATTTGTCCTTTTTGCTAAAAATTGGTTTGCAAGATTCGTTTCCATATCAATAATTTATCAGATACTGAAACATCTGTCCATATACAGATTAAAGTAACTATAGGTATACAGATGGTAAAAACAAAATACGAACAACTCGCCATTGATATAAAATATGAAATTCGATCAGGATTTTATTCAGAAAATGAGAAAATACCATCTCTAAGAGAAATCCAATCCATAAAGTCCTGTAGTCTTTCTACTGCAAAAGAAGCCTATCGAATTCTGGAAGAAGAAGGTTATATTTATGTACAAAACAAATCAGGATACTATGTTCAAAAAAACATAAGTTCACTCATCCTTGGGCCACAAAATGAATTTTATGATACCGTGGAAGCAGATGATAGAATCCAACAAATCATGAATACAGTGATGGATCCTAAACTCATCTCTTTTGGAGCCGCAATTCCATCGGAGATCTATTTACCAATCCATGAATTAAACAATGCATTTAAAAAAGCACTCTTATACAAAGAAATTTTTAGATATGGTGACCTACAAGGGAATCCTCACCTGAGAGAATGGTTAGCAAAACGTACATCTATGTTCGGTTACAGAGTGAATTCAAACCAAATCCAAATCACAGCTGGTTGTACAGAAGCAATCACCTATTCTCTTTTAGCTGTAACAGAACCAGGTGATACCGTCATTGTCCCTTCTCCCATTTATGTTGGCTTATTCCAAATATTAGAAACTCTTAAACTGAAAGTAGTCGAAATTCCCTACCGTAGTAAGGAAGGGATCAGTATCACGGAATTTGAAAAACTCGTTAAACGCCACAAACCAAAAGTATTTTTGTTTGCTTCCAATTTTAATAACCCAAATGGAATTTTATTCAGTGATGAAACGAAACAAAGATTAGCAAATTTATCATTCCAATATGGAATTCATCTTGTTGAAGATGATATTTACGGTGATTTGTACTTTGAAGGAACAAGACCAAAACCATTGGTAAGTTTTTTCCCTCATACAAACAATGGTCCAAAATCATTTTTATGTTCTTCATTTTCGAAAACACTTTCTCCAGGCCTTCGGATGGGATGGGTTGTGACAAAAAATGGAATCCATTCGGTTTCCAAAATTGCACGAGCATTCAAAATTGCTGAAAACCATCCAACTCAACTTTGTGTTCTTGAATTTTTAAAAAGACAAACTTACGAAAGGCATTTGAAATTTTTAAGATCTGAATATAAAAAGTTAAGTAAAGAAACTATGGATTTACTCATCACTCATAGTGATGGAAGCCTCAAAATCACTAAACCAGATGGTGGATTCGTTCTTTGGATCGAATCCGCGTTAGATGGAGATAAATTATTATTAGAAGCAAAAAAAATAGGAATGGCAATTGCACCTGGATCTTTATTTGGACTGTCCAAACATTGGAATCATTTTTTCAGACTGAATGTTTCCGTTGGACAATCATCTAAAATCCGAGAGAAACTGATCCTCTTTGCAAATCGTTTTCAGAAAAATGGAAATCGAAAAAAAACTTTTTAGTTGCTCGTAAACGAAACCAAAATCAACTTTAGGAATATGTCTGAACAAGCGCGAAAGTATTTGGAAACTTCCCAAATCATTCCTTCCAAAGGTATGTCTTATACCATGTATGAAATTGAAGGCCAAGATACCATTTTAAGAATGTTAACCTTCATTCCCGATAATGACGAAATCCATATCTACCCGAAACCTCCGGTCAAAAAACTATATAAACCTGAACTTTGTAAAAAAGTAGAAGAAAACGAATTTTTAGGTCTTTGGTCGATGGGAGAAGAAAGAAAGGTAGGAAAATAGGTAACCTTGGCCCCGGACAGAATCGAACTGCCGACACGAGGATTTTCAGTCCTCTGCTCTACCGACTGAGCTACAGGGCCTCGGTTACGACCAAAGTATTTTTTCATAGCCCTCTGTCAACGAACCTTTGAATTTTTTGTAAGGATCAAAATGAAACCAAACCAAACACTCAAACTTACCATTGTACTGGCACTTTTCTACATCCTAGGATGTGCCTCAGGACTCCACAAAACAGGCATTAGTGTCGAAAGATTCAGGTCTGACTTAGAAACAAAGTCGATAGTAGTTGATGATTTGGTCTGGAAGTATACAGAAAAATCAGGGAATGGAGAAACCCTTCTCGTCGTACACGGCTTTGGTGGTGATAAAGACCATTGGACAAGGTTTTCAAGACACTTACCCAAAAACATACGTGTCATCGCACCTGATTTACCTGGTTTTGGCGAATCAAGTAAACCTGATTCCATCTCTTACACCCAAGAAGCACAAGCAGTGCGTCTGCAACAATTCACAGAAAAACTTGGCCTTACAGAATTTCATATCGCCGGTAATTCAATGGGTGGTGGGATTTCAGGAATTTTTGCAGCAAAGTATCCGAAACTGGTGAAGTCACTCATCTTGTTTGATAATGCAGGGATCAAAAGCCCCGTACCAAGTGAAATGCAAAGAATTGAACTCTCTGGTGCGGAAAGCCCGCTGCTTGTCAAAGACACAGAAGATTTTGACCGACTTCTCAAATTTACATTTGTAAAACCACCTTACTTACCTTCTTTCCTTAAGTCCTACTTTGCTGAAAAGTCTGTCGCCAACCGTGAGTGGAATGGACAAATTCTCAAACAAATTAGAAAAGAAGGTTATTTCTTAGAGTCACAACTTGATAAAATCCAAGCACCTTGCCTTACCATTTGGGGAAAAGAAGACAAGGTAATCCATTATTCGGTTATGGATGTGCTAAAGAAAAAACTAAAATCAAAATTGGAAACCGTTCTCCTTGAAAATATGGGCCATGCTCCGATGATTGAAGACCCACAATTGTCCGCCAAACTCGTACAAGACTGGATTTTAAACGGTACAATCAACAAAAACTAACCGAATAAAACTTAAGTATTTTTTTTCTAAAACTAGATAAAAAAATACTTGTACTTTCACGGGTTTTTTATGTTATAAACCCGTGGCACTCGCTTCCAACAAAACATTAATTGGGATCACTGGATCAATAGGATCAGGGAAATCCACTGCACTTTCCATCTTTGGAGAATTAGGTGCAGTGACGATCAGTTCTGATGCGATTGCCCGTACATTCACAGAACCAAATAGCCCAGTCAAATCAGAATTAATCTCTATTTTTGGACCTTCTATTGAAATGGAAGGTGGTACGATCAACCGTACTAAAATTGCCGAACTTGCTTTTAGCAACGAATCAAAGTTAAAGTCACTGAACGAACTCCTCCATCCTTTGGTCAGAAAATCATTCCTTCAATTTTTCCAATCCCAAAAAGAAGGGAGTATTGTCGCCTGGGAAGTTCCACTCCTATTTGAGACTGATGCTCATACCATTTGTGATTTCACAGTGACAGTTTACCTTCCTAAAGAACAAAACTGGGAACGAGTGAAACAACGAGGCGGGATGGAAAAAACTGATTTTGAAAGAAGAACCTCATCCCAGATGGACATTGAGGAAAAAAAGTCTCTCTCTGATTTTGTCGTAACGAACGATACTGATAGAGAAGGCTTAAAAGAACAAATCGTAATTATCTATAAAGAAATTCAAAAAAGGATTCAAAAATGAAAGAGAGAGTTTTTTACGTTATCAATTTAGACAAACAAAGGATTGGAGTCTTATCGCTCTTTTTATTTGCTTTATTCTTTTCGATTTTCTTTTTGGGAGTCTCGGTAGGGAAAGGGAAAACAGAAGAATCACATACTTCCATAAAACCGTCTCTAACAAATGCAAACCCAGAGACAACGGATGCAAATCTTCCTTCGCCAGATTCATTGGCAAAAAAAGGAGAAGGGACTCAAAATTTGAATCCGCAAGGAACACAAGTTGCTTCTTCTTTAGTCCAAGGCACAAAACCAAAAGAATCTGTTTCTTCACAAGAAATTCCAATGGCTGATATTGGGAACCATCCTTACTACATGGAAACTTCAACAGCTAAGGATGAAGAGGAAGAAAGGAAACAACAAGTTGTTGATTTGACGAAATCAAAAGAACAAAGAAATGTTACTGTGGCAAAAGAAGAGAAGTTAAAAAACATTTCACATGTTTCGAAAGGGAAAGAAAAACCGAATCATGTTTCTTCCAACTTACCAAAATCGGTAAAGAGTAACGATGGAAAGTATTTAACCATTCAATTAGCTGCGTTTACAAACCGTAAATCAGCAGAAACATTTTTGTCCCAACTCCAAGCAGATAACCAAGGAAAACTCAAATCAAAATCCTTCATTGTTGTGAAAAATGGATTTTTTGTGGTACAACTTGGAAAATCCAAGGATAAGGATTCTTTGTTAAAAACGTTATCCAAAACAAATATGCCAAAAGAAATCAAAGCAAAGGCAATGGTCATCCAATACCAACCATTATCATAAAAACACAAATCGTCTATCCTTGGCAACTTGGCTTTCCCGTCACTCATGGGGAGGCCATTTCTTTTTCCAACGGATAGCTCCATTCAAAAAATAAATTCTATGGATAGATCATGGGATTTGTCTAAAGGATAATATGGAAGAATCCACGATCCCCCACCACAGCCTCACCTATGGAACAAGTCGATTAGCACCCGCAATTAGTTTGGTTGATCGTGCGAAAGAAATTGAACTGGCGGAAGAATCTGTCAAACTCCATGTTCATGGAAAGTTGGAAGTCATCGCTAAACAAATTCGTGCTCTAAAAGAAGAAGCAGAACTCATCCTCAAACATGCAGAAAAGGATATCGAACTTCATAAGGCAAAATGCCAATTTGAAAAAAAACCAGGTCAGGTGATTTATCTATATTCGAAAGAAGAAGGAGATTACTTTTCCCTTCTATCCCCTATGGAATGGGGAGGAAATCCTCCACATCCTTTTAAAGGGGCGTATACTATGAACCCTGACCGCAGTTTCTCAGAAATCAAAGAAAATCTCTAAATCAATTGTATTGTTCTACTTGGTGAATAAGGATGCCAAACTGGAAAGTTGGGAAGTGATGTCTCCAGACGGTTCATTTCCATCAGGGGATAATTTATCAATGACAATCGGTAATAAATTTCCAACAAGTCCTGCGGTAGCATCAGTATCAAGGCCCACTTTTTTAGCGAGTTCCTTCACAGAGTCATTCCCTAAGACTTTTAAAACATCGTCGGCACCGATGCTTACATTTTCACCCGTTCCAACCCAAGAAGATGCAGCCTCTGCAAAACCTTTATCCTTAAATTTTTGCACAATTCCCGATACCCCACCGTTTTCTTCGATGATCTTTTGGATCCCGGATACAACTTGGGGATTGTTTTGGACTAGCTCTACTGCCTGAGCTGCGACGGCTTTTAAACTTTCAAAAAAACTCATGCGGAGTATGGTCGCTGAAGTAAAAAGAAAAGGAAAGATATTTTTTTCTAAAAAATCTGAATTCTCTTAGGTCCAATACTAATTATTGATTGCCATTCCTCATTCAAAATCAAAACATCAACTCATTGTTAGTTGTAAATGATAATGGCAAACCGTATTTTTTTTATCATAATTAAGCGTAGTATTGTTGCCATTGGATTTTTTCTATTTTTCTCCAATTGTTGGACAAATCCTCTAACCCACCCTCCTCTTGAATGCCTGATGAAGTTGGACAACTTCCTTTGCCCTGATAAAAATTTACTCAAAAAATATTCACCTGGTATTTATTTATTTCTATTGCCAGAATCTAGAGCTACCATTTCCAATCTGACAAATAACTCCATAGTGGAGACTGGCTTTGTTGTGGGGACCGCTCCACCTGATGTCAGTTTTGTGAATGTGGGGTATGATGATGCTCCACCGGCAAGAGTCCCCGTTGTTAATGGAAGTTGGAGTTTTCCTTTACCAGCCAAAGCGGTGACAAATAGCTTTTGGACCTACGGAAGTTTGCACACCATTTATGTACAAATCCCATTTGAAAAATCTAATACGATCCTCGTTCGAAAAGGCACAAATAAAGACACCAATGGAGATGGGTATCCTGATTTGATTGTGTCGGCTGGTCCTGGCTCAGGATCACAAGGATATGCTTTTATTTACCGAACAAATCCAACAACAAAACAACTTTTAACTTCACAAATTACCTCCATAACTGACGGCCAAGCCAGTGGAACCTATTTCGGAAGTAATATTGGCTCTGGTGACTTTAATGGAGATGGATATGCGGATGTGTTAGTTGGTGCACAAGCATATAGTGGTGCTGCAGGTCGAGTTTATGAATTTTTGAGTAAAGGCCAACAAGGAATTCCCACTCTTGATCTCAATGCAGGGGGATCTGCTGATGCAATTTTAGATCCAGTTGCCGGCGGTGGGAGATTTGGTACGAATATTGCCTGTATGGATGTAAATCTTGATGGATTCGATGATGGAATTTTTGCATCCCCATGGAACGATAATCTATTTATTTTGAAAAGCCAAGGTTTCAATGGATTTGTATCACAAAACACGAGTTCTTCTATCTTTACCTACCAATCGACGCAACCAGGAGATAATTTCGGAAATTATGCTGCATTAGGAGATGTAAACGGGGACGGTTTTAATGACTTAATTGTTGGAGAACACCAATATGCTTCTTCCACTGGCAGGTTATTTATTTTTGTATCCCAACAAGGAGTTTATACAAACGAACCACAACAATTTCTTTACCCTCCGACAACCACTTCCATTGCATGTTCAGCAGGGGGTGGATGTCGATTTGGTTCTACATTTGTTCTCGATTATTTTAATTCCGACCGATGTATCGATCTAGCAGTTGGTGCTTATTCTTTTAATTCCAACCAGGGAATTGTACATGTATACCATTCAACCTGTGATCCTTTAAATCCATTTGTAATGGTTCCGAAGTCTACTTTACTTGGCCCACCTGTAATCAGCTGTTCTGGGGGTTGTAATTTTGGTGGAACCTTGGCATCAGGAGATACGAACGGTGATGGACTCCCCGATTTACTCATTGGGGCCACTGGTGCCAGTTCTGGGATCGGAGACGTTTATCTAGTGTTAAATGATCTAACCAATGGATTTAGAAATATGGATTTAAGTGCTGGTGGGTCTGCCGATAGTCTCTTTTCTGGTAATACGTCTGTAAGTAATTTTTCTATGGGTTTAGAGTTCCTAGACACCAATGCAGATGGACTGAAGGATATCGTGATTTCCGAACCGACAACCACCAATCGAGTGTATACCTTCCATAGTATTAGAGGTAGAGTTCCCACAAACCAAAACCTAAATTCCAGTGGAGTGACTAGCCAAACACTAATCCCACCTGCAGGTACTTTTTTCGGTAGTGCCATTGCAAGGTGAAAATGAAGGAAAATGTTTGATGATGGTTACTGAGAAGGTAACAAAATTGTATATGGGATGGATTTAGTTAAGATTTGATTTGAATTCATCCATCGACACTTGATTCCATTATGTAATTAAGGCCCTGAAACACACCTCACATAACCTCCTTGGTTTTTAAGATCATCAAACACGGAACCATAAGTTATAAACGAGACTAACCAGGCCGCAGTTGTTTGAAATGAATTCGAGGTAGTTGAACTCCAGTATAAAAAGTCGGTGGGTGTCGCGGGAAATGCAGTCGAATCGATCAAAGCACCAGATGATTTTGTAAGGTCAAGAATAGTTTGTAACTCGATAACATTGGGTAGACGCCAAGTCCGTGATGCTAAAGTTAAACTACGACAATTACTCAATGCTAATTGCCAATCTGGGGTGCTTGCTGAAGAACCCGAACAATCAGAATTTGTTTGTCCCCAGCTACACTTCTGCCATACCAGCCCCGTAGCCAAATCTGTAATAGTGCCATTTCCATTGTCCGAAAACGGTGCTGCGATGATTTGTGATGTCATAAAAAGCATAACAAATATCAGACTATTGATTTCAAATACTTTCATAAAGTTTATTATTCCTTTTAAACTAGTTGGAAACACAGCGAACATGTAGATTATTATTCTTCGTATTATTCAATATATATGCAGAAGCAAAATTTACTATAAATGCACTGTCAATAGACGTTCTGATAGTGACAGATGTCCAATAGCTACTTGTAAAGTTTCCTGGAAAAGAAGTGGTATTAATCTTAGCAGTATATTGATATGACTCACCATATTCTATCAAAGTCAAAAGCTCAGGTCTGGTTGGTAATCGCCAATTAGTTCTCCCAGCATAGCCACTTCCGCTATTGGAAAAATTTAAATAAACACAGGCATTCACTGCATTGTAAAATGTAAAAATAGACGCAGAACCACTGCAAATACTTGTTGACTGCCCTTCGGAACATGATCTCCAGACTAATCCAGTTACAATGTCAGTTGTTGTGTAATCATTTCCAAAGGAAGTAGGTCCCGTATAACTTCTTGTAATTCCGTTACTTATTTCCCCATCTTGTGAAGGCCAATTTGCATTACCACAAGCTTGACTATTATTGCCATTGTAACAGAGCGACTGTCCTGTTTTTTTCAATGGTGTGATAGCTTGGGTATACATCCCTGTAGTAAAAGTTCTTTGCACTGCAGACGCGATTGTATTGCCCGCCACATCCTTTAAGTTAGTAGTTGCAAGTGTCCATCGAATTTGGGAATTTTCAGGAAAGTAAATCCAACTCATATTGATTTGTAAAGTAGTATTGTTTATCCATGTAAAGGTTGTACCCGCATTCGGAATGTTAACATAACTTGCTCCATCCCAATTTTCCGTTGTTAATGTTGGTGTTAAACTAGTGTCCATAGCTTCGGAAAATACAACTGTGATTCTTCCTGGTCTTGGAGCAAACCCAGTCGCATTGTCAGTCGGAGTAGAGGACGAAACTGTGGGAGGGGAACTATCTTTGGTTATAGTTGTGGTAGAGAATCCATAATTGCCTACTAAATTGGGACCTACACAAATTCGAACCGTATTTACACCTGTGGAAAAACTGGCATTTGCAATTGTACTACTAACAGGTGTTCCCGCAGAAGCAGATCCACTAATATTTGTACCAGAAGCTACGGTGCCATTTGAACAATCAGTACCTCCAATTCGTATTTGGTAATTCCCTTGGATCGAAGACTGCCAAGCAATCGTTTGAGTTGCAGTTCCATTGATGAATTGGCTTGTCGGAGAAAAAGAGTTGATTGTAATCGTTGCAACCGTTGTGTCCACTGTATAGTTAGCTGAAATAACATTACTTACATTGCCGGCAAGGTCTCTTGCAATCCATTTTGTGTAAGTTACTGCACCATCTGTCATACTCAATGGCGAGGTATACAAATTTCCAGACGTTACAATTCCTGACGAACCAGTCATTGCTGGATTTGTTGGTGCAGAACCTATACTCAATGCATATACAATTTTATCACACGATGCACCGCCTGTGTCAGAACAGGTAAGTGATACTGAAGTAGCAACTCCATAAGAGCCTGCACCAGGACTCGCACTAACCGTCGGAGGAGTGTCGTCTCTTGTCAAAGTAAAGGTTGAATATCCCTTTAATGTGCTAATATTATCCGTAACACAAATCCGAAATGTTTTTGCCGCTTGTCCAGAAAATGATCCTGAAGCGGTCAAAGTGGTTGTCGTATTGGCTCCCCCTGTAACAGAACCATTTACATTGGTTCCAGATGCAGGTGTTCCATTATTACAATCGGTACCTCCTTCTAAAACCACATAACTTCCGTTGCGATTGCTTTGCCATACGATATTGGCACTATTAATCGCACTTCCAAGATTGGAAATATACTGTGTACTTTGGGATCCAATTGTAATATTAGGAATATTTGTATCAATGGTATAAGTAGATGAAGTTTGTGGAGAAGTATTTCCGGCTAAATCCTTACAGATATATCGTAAAACATAAATTCCATCACCATTACCACCGACAGTGATTGTTACTTGCGGGGGTGGAACTATTGTTCCATTAATTGGCGAAAATGAAGGCGTTGTATTATTGAGAGTATATATAATTTGCGAAGTTCCAACTAAGTCTGAACAGGTGATTGTCACAGACTGAGCTCCACCGAAATTTCCATCTGGCAAATTGGCAGCAATACTGGGTTGTGTTAAATCATTTTGAATGGCAGATAAAATTCCATCGTTGATGGTTCCATCTCCATCCGTATCAAATCCATCTGGTTTACCATCGTTATTTGAATCCACCAAAGTCACTTGTGAACCACTCCCATTGGAACCAGTGGTTAAACTTGGATTACCGTTTGGATTGATAAAATAGTTAGGAACTCCGTCACCATTCGTATCAATCGCATCGGGGATCCCATCACCATTTGTGTCTAACAGTAAAATATCTGCTGAGCCATTGCCATTAGTATCAATTCCATCAGGAACACCGTTTCCATCAGAATCTAGAACTATACCATCATTCTTTCCATTTCCATCTAAATCGAAAGGTTTCCCAGGTATCAATTGGTTTGTTTGGCCAGATGGACTTCCTATACCCAAGAAAAGTAACACCAATCCTAAGTTAGATTGAACATTTTCTGTTGAACATGAATAGCATAGGGAAATGACTAAATACTGAGAAATAAAAAAGGTTCGACATGATCTTGTTAGTTTTCGCATAATAAATATTACATTTAAAATCGAAAGAAACAAAATCTGTCAACGAAATTATAACTTAATAATTAGCTCATCCAAAAAAAGATAATTGAAAAATCACCACTTCACCACCCTTAGTCGAGGTGCAACCATTGCCATCTCACTCCACGACTGCATGTGGGAAATAAACTCCTTGGTAATCCAAAGATAATACATTTTGTTTATTCACTTCCACATATTGGTATTTGTTTTCATTGATTTGTTTCACTTTATAGTACGTTTTGTTTCCAATAAAATCTGAATCCAATAAAATAGGATCTGTAATTTCTAACGTGACGAGTTCAAATTCACAATCTTTCAACCAGTTGATTTTATTTTTCACATAGAATTTATCGATGATTCGATGAAAGGTTGCAAATTCATTTGTGATTTCGACATGGATATTTAACTCTCCATTCTCTAAAGGAATCGTTTCCAAGTAATAACCAGATTTCAGACGACACTCTAAATTTGATTGGTTTGCACTAGGAATGGAAAAAAGCCTAGCTGAATGAAGCTGAAAACACAATCCAGTAAGGAAAAGAATCGATAAAAATAAAAATCTCTTAGTCATCATAAAAAGGCCAACTTACCACTAACAAAAAGTAAATTACGAATTAGGAAAGATTTTTTTAGGAACGATTTTTAAAAAAAAGGAACCTAAAAGTTAATAAGAGATACCGACTCCAAACTTTGCCGAATATTCCCTCAAAGACCAAATGTGATCCAATTTTTCTCTAAAAAGACTCTCGATTGTTGGGCTTGGTGTCTTTTTATGGGAATCATATTGATTGCCTATGGCTTCTACCATCAAATAAAAATTATCATGTAACAATATTCTGGAACCTAGAGTTAAATTTGATTGGACCAAATAAGAATCAGTAAATCTTTCTCTACCCAAACCAAATCCTACACGGACATATGGATCAAATGTGGAATTTTCTAAAAAATGGTATCCCAACTGAAAAGAAAGATAACGCATATGTAAAAAACTATTATCATTATAGGTTTGGTATGGTAATAGAATTTCATACGTTATCAAATGATTCATGTCATAACTTGGAAAATTGGGAAGTTCTCGTGTCAGTAACCCTAAATTAAAGATGGCATTCGATTTATCTTGTCGAATATCTTTTGCCTGAAAATTAGAACTATTGATGCTGATACCAAGACCAATCCCTGATTTAAAAACAGATTCATAAAATAGAGAAACATTTTGACCATCAAGTTTAGGTTTAGGAGCATTTTCAAATGCGATCCAACTTGCCACCTTTTGTTCATGAGTTCCATAATGATTTGTCAAATTCCCTATGACATTGGATCGATTGTTGATATTATTTTCTGTATTTGTGTAATTATTACTAATTTTGTAAGGACTAAATTGTGGGTATGCAACAACTTCCGAATAGGCACCTTCAAAATAAGATTTTTCTCTAATTTTATTTTGAGAGTATAATCCTCCATTCACGATCAGAAGGAGAAAAAGAACCACTAACTGCTTTTGATTCATTTTCTTCGAAACACATTTCATCATTTAATTGATTTCCTCTTCCGAGTCATGTATAAATTTTCCATTGTGCTCATATTCATAAAACAAAAGTTGTTCTCTGGGTGTTATCACCTTCAATTCATTGATCCCTTTCTTTTGTAAAAAACCATCAAACTCGAGTAAACTACGCACACAATAATACTGGTCATACCCTGTTGTTTGTTTCCACTCGTTTTTTGGATACCTCTCCTGTTGGTAAAACGGCAATTTTTGCCGAATTCGTTTTCCTTTTTTATAATATGAATAAGGGTATAAATATGTGATTTTAGATTTTGGCTCAATACCATTCCATTCAAATTGGTATAAGTCTTTATCATGATCGATAGGAATTTGTTTTGAATGATCATAACAATATTCAAAGAGAATTCTAACTAATGTTTTATCCTTAGAAACTGAATCAAACAATACTTTATGATTCAAAATGAAATTGTTTGGGTCAGACAGAAGAGCATCCAAATTGTCTGGTTCGATATAAAAGGCAGTCTGTGCATAATGCCAAGTTCCATAATAAGATGCTTCTAACATCCGAATTCCACTAATAGATTTGATTCGGTATTCTGAAGTTACACCTGGCGAAATGATCGTCAGATAATAACGAGAAGAACATACCTGAAAGAAAAAACAAAAGATAAAAAACCCTAGAATTCGAATGATCATATTTTGAATGTTCATCTTTTAACTTACATCATACCGCAGGAGAAAACAATCCCATTCCATTGAGAATCACATGCTCTCAGATCATTTGGATTGATGATCCTACAAACCTGAAACAATTTCCAAGCATCAGAACAGGCTTTGCTAGAAGACCCAGTCTCTTTTTCACTATTGCGAACACAGTTAGTAGAAAAGAAAAAAAACATAAGCAATGTCAATATATACAAACGCATAAAGCAAAGATCCATCCTCGGCTGCAACAGCCTACATGATTGAGTATCATTTTTCACCTAACAAACCAGTGAATACAAAAAAAATTCAATTGTTTCATTAGTTTTGGTTCATGGAAAAGCTGATATCTGTTTTGATGTTGTTTTAAGCTAGGAACAAGATTCTTAACAATGATTAGTTTTTAATGAGAATGGAGAATGAAATCTTTTCAAGTGTATTTATCTTCAGAACTTGGTGATTGTATTTTAAGATATTATATTTAAATAGAATTCCTTAATTAGCTATCGATGGCAATATTGTTCAGAAGCGATTTTGTTTCGGGACTTGATCTCTTTCGCTGCAAACACTCCCTGTGTTTGCTATACTCCGAGGCACGGCTCCGCTCGGCGTTTGCCTTCCTGGCNNNNNNNNNNNNNNNNNNNNNNNNNNNNNNNNNNNNNNNNNNNNNN contains the following coding sequences:
- a CDS encoding aminotransferase-like domain-containing protein — protein: MVKTKYEQLAIDIKYEIRSGFYSENEKIPSLREIQSIKSCSLSTAKEAYRILEEEGYIYVQNKSGYYVQKNISSLILGPQNEFYDTVEADDRIQQIMNTVMDPKLISFGAAIPSEIYLPIHELNNAFKKALLYKEIFRYGDLQGNPHLREWLAKRTSMFGYRVNSNQIQITAGCTEAITYSLLAVTEPGDTVIVPSPIYVGLFQILETLKLKVVEIPYRSKEGISITEFEKLVKRHKPKVFLFASNFNNPNGILFSDETKQRLANLSFQYGIHLVEDDIYGDLYFEGTRPKPLVSFFPHTNNGPKSFLCSSFSKTLSPGLRMGWVVTKNGIHSVSKIARAFKIAENHPTQLCVLEFLKRQTYERHLKFLRSEYKKLSKETMDLLITHSDGSLKITKPDGGFVLWIESALDGDKLLLEAKKIGMAIAPGSLFGLSKHWNHFFRLNVSVGQSSKIREKLILFANRFQKNGNRKKTF
- a CDS encoding alpha/beta fold hydrolase; this translates as MKPNQTLKLTIVLALFYILGCASGLHKTGISVERFRSDLETKSIVVDDLVWKYTEKSGNGETLLVVHGFGGDKDHWTRFSRHLPKNIRVIAPDLPGFGESSKPDSISYTQEAQAVRLQQFTEKLGLTEFHIAGNSMGGGISGIFAAKYPKLVKSLILFDNAGIKSPVPSEMQRIELSGAESPLLVKDTEDFDRLLKFTFVKPPYLPSFLKSYFAEKSVANREWNGQILKQIRKEGYFLESQLDKIQAPCLTIWGKEDKVIHYSVMDVLKKKLKSKLETVLLENMGHAPMIEDPQLSAKLVQDWILNGTINKN
- the coaE gene encoding dephospho-CoA kinase (Dephospho-CoA kinase (CoaE) performs the final step in coenzyme A biosynthesis.) yields the protein MALASNKTLIGITGSIGSGKSTALSIFGELGAVTISSDAIARTFTEPNSPVKSELISIFGPSIEMEGGTINRTKIAELAFSNESKLKSLNELLHPLVRKSFLQFFQSQKEGSIVAWEVPLLFETDAHTICDFTVTVYLPKEQNWERVKQRGGMEKTDFERRTSSQMDIEEKKSLSDFVVTNDTDREGLKEQIVIIYKEIQKRIQK
- a CDS encoding SPOR domain-containing protein, giving the protein MKERVFYVINLDKQRIGVLSLFLFALFFSIFFLGVSVGKGKTEESHTSIKPSLTNANPETTDANLPSPDSLAKKGEGTQNLNPQGTQVASSLVQGTKPKESVSSQEIPMADIGNHPYYMETSTAKDEEEERKQQVVDLTKSKEQRNVTVAKEEKLKNISHVSKGKEKPNHVSSNLPKSVKSNDGKYLTIQLAAFTNRKSAETFLSQLQADNQGKLKSKSFIVVKNGFFVVQLGKSKDKDSLLKTLSKTNMPKEIKAKAMVIQYQPLS
- a CDS encoding DUF2452 domain-containing protein, yielding MEESTIPHHSLTYGTSRLAPAISLVDRAKEIELAEESVKLHVHGKLEVIAKQIRALKEEAELILKHAEKDIELHKAKCQFEKKPGQVIYLYSKEEGDYFSLLSPMEWGGNPPHPFKGAYTMNPDRSFSEIKENL
- a CDS encoding YidB family protein, giving the protein MSFFESLKAVAAQAVELVQNNPQVVSGIQKIIEENGGVSGIVQKFKDKGFAEAASSWVGTGENVSIGADDVLKVLGNDSVKELAKKVGLDTDATAGLVGNLLPIVIDKLSPDGNEPSGDITSQLSSLASLFTK